A region of Marasmius oreades isolate 03SP1 chromosome 9, whole genome shotgun sequence DNA encodes the following proteins:
- a CDS encoding uncharacterized protein (CAZy:AA7), whose product MAALQGSIIPGFHGTVLTPSSPQYASANQRFSQTAVLKPAYIAQPAVDSDIPLALQFALKHHDPLEIAVKGGGVNPYPAANTNGGLVVDMSQLKSVKFSADKKTVTVGGGALWGDVYAEADKQGVVVVGGSVFLVGAGGSTLAGGYSPLSGQYGMAVDNMVRASVVLADGRSVTTDATHEPDLFFAIRGGVNQFGIVTEMVFQTHPFPGPITVGSLGYLGTDLPKVLQALHNHFAHQDPSSKMILMFARSPPDFSPTILILPYIENKKTNPDTVLAPFRQTATPIFEALSVVNNFTAVAHAADSALTGQPPRANIDGALYSDLWDDVATDVYQKWVEFTGQSKFQSTIVMWEFSHRDKIASVPVGATAFAARSPHFYMTVTARYSDASDDSQVAQWTSQIAKSVKQAQIQKTGKPLPIPASLAQSPQTESVQDVFGPNLPRLRTVKKTYDARKVWNRGWVIDPAL is encoded by the exons ATGGCGGCTTTGCaaggttcaatcattccAGGCTTCCATGGTACAGTTCTCACTCCTTCCTCACCACAATACGCGTCCGCGAACCAACGTTTCTCTCAAACTGCCGTACTCAAGCCAGCCTACATCGCCCAACCCGCTGTTGATTCAGATATTCCATTGGCTCTCCAGTTCGCCCTCAAACACCATGATCCACTCGAGATCGCCGTCAAAGGAGGAGGGGTCAATCCGTATCCCGCCGCAAACACCAATGGTGGTCTTGTCGTCGATATGTCGCAGCTGAAGTCGGTCAAGTTCTCGGCTGACAAAAAGACGGTGACTGTTGGTGGTGGCGCCCTTTGGGGCGATGTCTACGCTGAGGCTGATAAGCAAGGGGTAGTCGTCGTTGGAGGGAGTGTTTTCCTCGTCGGTGCTGGTGGCTCGACATTAGCAGGAGGTTATTCTCCTTTGTCGGGACAATACGGTATGGCGGTCGATAATATGGTTCGAGCTAGTGTTGTTTTGGCGGACGGCCGGAGCGTCACTACTGACGCTACTCATGAACCtgacctcttcttcgcgaTTCGAG GCGGGGTCAATCAGTTCGGGATTGTCACGGAGATGGTTTTCCAAACTCACCCTTTCCCTGGACCGATTACGGTGGGATCCCTTGGCTACCTTGGAACGGATCTCCCTAAGGTTTTACAGGCGTTGCAT AACCACTTCGCTCACCAGGATCCAAGTTCAAAGATGATACTGATGTTCGCCCGCTCCCCACCCGACTTTTCC CCGACCATCTTAATTCTCCCCTATATCGAGAATAAAAAGACCAACCCCGACACCGTTCTCGCACCGTTCCGACAAACTGCCACGCCAATCTTCGAAGCTTTATCAGTCGTCAATAACTTCACTGCCGTGGCCCACGCGGCTGATTCTGCTTTGACCGGTCAACCACCCCGTGCCAACATCGACGGAGCTTTGTATAGCGACCTTTGGGACGATGTGGCCACAGATGTCTATCAGAAATGGGTCGAGTTCACTGGACAGTCCAAATTTCAATCTACGATCGTTATGTGGGAGTTCTCGCATCGAGATAAAATCGCTTCGGTTCCCGTAGGTGCTACCGCGTTTGCTGCGAGGAGTCCACATTTCTATATGACCGTTACTGCAAG ATACTCCGACGCATCTGATGATTCACAAGTCGCTCAATGGACTTCGCAAATTGCAAAATCCGTTAAACAAGCACAGATACAGAAAACCGGAAAGCCTCTCCCTATACCAGCTAGCTTGGCCCAAAGTCCGCAGACAGAGTCCGTACAAGACGTGTTTGGACCGAATCTTCCGAGATTGaggacggtgaagaaaacgtaTGACGCGAGGAAGGTTTGGAACAGAGGCTGGGTAATTGACCCCGCACTGTGA